A stretch of the Candidatus Jettenia sp. AMX2 genome encodes the following:
- the eno gene encoding phosphopyruvate hydratase: MTTIHNITAREILDSRGNPTIEVDVVLKDGTTGRASVPSGASTGKREALELRDTDRPNRYSGKGVRTAVRHVNEIIAAKLEGMDATRQVEIDASLLSLDGTKNKEKLGANAILGVSLAAAKAAANALYLPLYQYIGGTNAKILPVPLMNILNGGKHADNNLDIQEFMIMPVKSDSFAEALRMGTEVFHNLRSVLKSRKYNTNVGDEGGFAPNLKTTEEAFDLILEAITKAGYTAGKDIYLAIDAAASEFYENGKYTLRVEGGAKKTSDEMIELYSHLTKKYPVCCIEDGLAEEDWDGWEKLTKELGTKVQLVGDDIFVTNTEILAKGIERNVANSILIKVNQIGTLTETLNAIEMAKTNGYTTVISHRSGETEDTTIADIAVATNAGQIKTGSLCRTDRVCKYNQLLRIEEHLSGSAIYGGKLCKMGK, translated from the coding sequence TTGACAACCATTCATAATATTACCGCACGGGAGATTTTGGATTCAAGAGGAAATCCCACAATAGAAGTAGATGTGGTCTTAAAAGACGGGACAACGGGCCGGGCTTCTGTGCCTTCCGGCGCATCTACAGGAAAACGTGAGGCGTTGGAACTGAGAGACACGGACAGGCCAAATCGCTATTCCGGCAAGGGTGTCCGGACAGCAGTGAGGCATGTCAATGAAATTATTGCTGCTAAACTTGAAGGCATGGATGCAACGAGGCAGGTTGAAATTGATGCTTCATTACTATCGCTGGATGGAACAAAAAACAAGGAAAAATTAGGCGCCAATGCCATCCTGGGCGTTTCACTGGCTGCCGCCAAAGCAGCGGCCAATGCATTATACCTTCCGCTCTACCAATATATTGGCGGGACAAACGCCAAAATTCTGCCCGTACCTTTGATGAATATTTTAAACGGCGGTAAACATGCGGATAACAACCTTGACATTCAGGAGTTTATGATTATGCCTGTCAAATCTGATTCCTTTGCCGAGGCATTGCGGATGGGAACAGAGGTATTTCATAATCTCCGTTCTGTATTAAAATCCAGAAAATATAATACCAATGTTGGCGACGAAGGCGGCTTTGCCCCGAATCTGAAAACCACAGAGGAAGCCTTTGATCTGATCTTAGAAGCTATAACAAAAGCGGGGTATACAGCCGGTAAGGATATCTATCTGGCAATCGACGCAGCCGCAAGTGAATTTTACGAAAACGGGAAATACACATTACGGGTTGAAGGGGGCGCAAAAAAAACGAGCGATGAAATGATCGAACTTTACTCTCACCTTACAAAAAAGTATCCGGTCTGCTGCATCGAAGACGGCCTTGCAGAGGAAGACTGGGATGGATGGGAAAAACTCACAAAGGAGCTAGGTACTAAGGTTCAACTTGTAGGCGACGATATTTTTGTAACAAATACAGAAATCCTTGCAAAAGGGATTGAACGGAATGTTGCAAATTCCATCCTTATTAAGGTTAACCAGATTGGTACGCTCACGGAAACCCTGAATGCTATTGAAATGGCAAAAACAAACGGGTACACAACGGTTATTTCACACCGGTCAGGTGAAACAGAGGATACCACCATCGCTGATATTGCTGTAGCCACAAATGCAGGACAGATAAAGACAGGCTCTCTCTGCCGAACTGACCGGGTATGCAAATATAATCAGCTCCTGCGCATCGAGGAACATCTTTCCGGCAGTGCAATTTACGGGGGTAAACTATGCAAGATGGGAAAATAA
- a CDS encoding septum formation initiator family protein, whose translation MQDGKITIKNDGAFPQNNEANTSNSSKGYLQKKGYFGKFILMVGITSSLVILFTSLINKTRQERFQMIEIRNALEEKTEHQKAMNSLLDKEHFSLRNDPVRIEKEARERLGYRNPEEVAYERYNFNIKSIGQETPGGEVSQNSMKDFFLEGPVRWQFPVLIILVTTALYLISYHYEYRKLHKSDQ comes from the coding sequence ATGCAAGATGGGAAAATAACCATAAAGAATGATGGTGCTTTTCCACAGAACAATGAAGCCAACACTTCGAACAGCTCTAAGGGGTATTTGCAAAAAAAAGGATATTTTGGTAAATTCATTCTGATGGTAGGCATAACTTCATCCCTGGTAATTTTATTCACCTCATTAATAAACAAGACACGGCAGGAAAGATTTCAGATGATTGAAATAAGAAATGCCCTTGAGGAAAAGACAGAACATCAGAAAGCAATGAACTCCCTGCTTGATAAGGAACATTTTTCACTCAGGAACGATCCTGTTCGCATCGAAAAAGAGGCCCGTGAAAGACTCGGTTATCGTAATCCTGAAGAAGTTGCTTATGAACGCTATAATTTCAATATTAAAAGCATAGGGCAAGAGACACCAGGAGGAGAAGTTTCACAAAACAGCATGAAGGATTTTTTCCTTGAAGGTCCGGTAAGATGGCAATTCCCCGTCTTGATTATTCTCGTTACCACTGCCCTTTATTTGATTTCGTATCATTATGAATATAGAAAATTACATAAATCAGATCAGTAA
- a CDS encoding riboflavin synthase, which produces MFTGIIEHLASVKKLVVKDGGGELFLDVNGFYQDLKPGESIAINGACLTVKEIRGEIISFDISQETLRRTTLGALRHAENVNIERALRVGDRVGGHFVSGHVDGLALTKEKKQSAGQYTFSFSTEKQFTDMMIEKGSVTVDGISLTLVSVSDGVFSVALIPYTLASTTLGFKKAGDKVNIEIDMMGKWIKKLLINVQDKKTPLTREHLAEQGFL; this is translated from the coding sequence ATGTTCACCGGTATAATAGAGCATTTGGCATCGGTAAAGAAATTGGTAGTAAAGGATGGCGGGGGAGAGCTGTTTCTCGATGTAAATGGATTTTACCAGGATCTTAAGCCCGGTGAAAGCATAGCCATTAACGGGGCATGCCTTACAGTAAAAGAGATCAGGGGGGAGATTATCAGCTTTGATATTTCTCAGGAGACGCTGAGGAGAACGACCCTCGGCGCTTTACGGCATGCAGAAAACGTAAACATCGAACGGGCATTACGGGTGGGGGATAGAGTAGGGGGACACTTTGTCTCAGGCCATGTTGACGGATTAGCCCTGACAAAAGAAAAGAAGCAGTCTGCCGGTCAATATACCTTCTCATTCTCTACAGAAAAACAATTTACTGACATGATGATTGAGAAAGGTTCTGTTACTGTTGACGGCATCAGCCTTACGCTTGTTAGCGTATCCGATGGTGTTTTTTCGGTAGCATTGATACCCTATACACTGGCTTCAACGACGTTGGGATTCAAAAAAGCAGGGGATAAGGTGAATATTGAAATTGATATGATGGGCAAATGGATAAAAAAACTGCTGATAAATGTGCAGGATAAAAAAACTCCTCTTACCCGGGAGCATTTGGCAGAACAAGGATTTTTATGA
- a CDS encoding cupin domain-containing protein encodes MLIKPLQKCEEIVAGDKVIIREILHPVKESLKLRYSLAHGTIRPGESSQRHKLVNSEVYYILDGEGIMFIDNESEKVYPNQTIYVPPHAVQFIRNAGHRDLQFLCIVDPAWRPEDEELV; translated from the coding sequence ATGTTGATAAAGCCCTTACAAAAATGTGAAGAGATTGTAGCCGGAGATAAAGTCATTATCCGGGAGATATTGCATCCGGTGAAAGAAAGCCTGAAACTTCGTTACAGCCTGGCACATGGGACAATCAGACCCGGAGAGTCTTCGCAGCGTCATAAACTGGTAAACTCGGAGGTATATTATATTCTGGACGGTGAGGGGATAATGTTTATCGATAACGAATCCGAAAAGGTTTATCCCAATCAAACAATATACGTTCCTCCCCATGCGGTGCAATTTATCAGAAATGCAGGACATCGTGACCTGCAATTCCTTTGTATTGTAGATCCTGCCTGGCGGCCGGAAGACGAAGAATTGGTTTAA
- a CDS encoding phosphatidylserine decarboxylase family protein: protein MRIPLAKYGLRELFLFGIPCCIGIGISVIFFPLITPVPVFLLMFLLNFFRDPEREVPEGTGLIIAPADGVVSHIIPVFEDNYLICDTIKISIFMSVFNVHVNRMPVHGRIEFIKHTKGKFLDARDDACFRDNENNVIGVSLVEKDAKIAVKQIAGKIARRIVCTYRVGDILKQGQRFGMIKFGSRVEVFVPKTVTFEILVKVGEKVKAGKTILGKIDPS from the coding sequence ATGCGTATTCCACTTGCAAAATATGGTCTGAGAGAATTATTCCTTTTTGGTATTCCCTGTTGTATTGGAATAGGGATATCGGTCATATTCTTTCCCCTGATAACCCCTGTTCCGGTATTTCTTCTGATGTTCTTACTTAATTTTTTTCGTGATCCGGAACGGGAGGTGCCGGAAGGTACGGGGCTTATTATTGCTCCGGCTGACGGGGTTGTGTCCCATATTATACCGGTTTTTGAGGATAATTATTTAATATGCGATACTATAAAGATCAGTATTTTCATGTCTGTATTCAATGTACATGTAAACCGCATGCCGGTACACGGACGTATTGAATTTATAAAGCATACAAAAGGCAAATTTCTGGATGCCAGGGACGATGCCTGTTTCCGGGATAACGAAAATAATGTAATCGGCGTATCGTTAGTGGAAAAGGATGCAAAAATTGCAGTAAAACAGATTGCGGGTAAGATTGCCAGACGTATTGTATGTACATACAGGGTGGGAGACATATTAAAACAGGGACAACGCTTCGGTATGATAAAGTTTGGCTCACGGGTGGAGGTTTTTGTACCAAAAACAGTTACATTTGAAATTCTGGTTAAAGTAGGTGAAAAAGTAAAGGCAGGAAAGACAATACTGGGTAAAATAGACCCATCTTAA
- the pdxA gene encoding 4-hydroxythreonine-4-phosphate dehydrogenase PdxA has protein sequence MKNDNPDNKKKKSKLLIGITMGDPCGIGPEIILKSLRSSAIKNSAHYVIIGSERVLEWTAKNLKIPIKYQTISHISEIQDSKFPVSLLSTGDFDTSLIKQKKPTPEGGEQSVQWVIKGINLAMCGYIDALVTAPVCKESIHLGGYGYPGHTEMLRIFSGVKRVVMFMVGGKIRVAFVTTHIAIKDVPGLIAEKDVLETIMISNDNLKKYFQIHKPRIAVCGLNPHAGEEGIFGDEERKVIVPAIAKAKKKGIRCEGPVSADTVFYKVMKGAYDTVVVMYHDQGAIPLKLHAFETGVNITLGIPFVRTSPDHGTAYDIAGKGVANPHSMMEAIKMAVRLSNYMKRR, from the coding sequence ATGAAAAATGATAATCCCGATAACAAAAAGAAGAAATCAAAACTGTTGATTGGTATTACGATGGGTGATCCTTGCGGGATTGGCCCTGAGATTATCTTAAAATCATTGAGGTCTTCTGCGATAAAGAATAGTGCACACTATGTCATTATTGGAAGCGAAAGGGTATTGGAATGGACGGCAAAAAATTTAAAGATACCCATAAAATATCAAACAATATCCCACATATCAGAAATTCAGGATTCCAAATTCCCTGTCTCCCTATTGTCTACGGGCGATTTTGATACAAGTCTTATAAAACAGAAAAAGCCTACCCCGGAAGGCGGTGAGCAATCTGTTCAATGGGTGATTAAGGGGATTAACCTTGCCATGTGCGGATATATTGATGCCCTTGTTACCGCCCCGGTTTGTAAAGAGTCGATACATTTGGGCGGATACGGATATCCGGGACATACGGAGATGCTTCGTATCTTCTCCGGGGTTAAGCGGGTTGTTATGTTTATGGTAGGAGGAAAGATACGGGTGGCATTTGTAACTACCCATATTGCCATAAAAGATGTGCCGGGATTGATTGCTGAAAAAGATGTCCTGGAGACAATAATGATAAGCAATGACAATCTTAAAAAATATTTTCAGATTCATAAACCAAGGATTGCCGTTTGTGGTTTAAATCCCCATGCAGGTGAGGAAGGAATCTTTGGTGACGAGGAGAGGAAGGTTATTGTCCCTGCAATTGCAAAGGCAAAGAAAAAGGGTATCCGTTGCGAGGGGCCTGTATCAGCCGATACGGTATTTTATAAAGTAATGAAAGGCGCATACGATACCGTTGTAGTGATGTATCACGACCAGGGGGCAATACCGTTGAAATTACATGCCTTCGAAACCGGAGTGAATATTACTCTTGGCATTCCGTTTGTGCGGACATCGCCTGACCACGGCACTGCATATGATATTGCCGGGAAGGGGGTAGCAAATCCGCATTCTATGATGGAAGCAATTAAAATGGCAGTGAGGTTGTCAAATTATATGAAAAGGAGATGA
- a CDS encoding glutamate-5-semialdehyde dehydrogenase produces the protein MNIENYINQISKNAKTASRSVATASTSVKDTALLHIAEDIVSSLSMLKAENEKDVLAAQRAGLSDAIIDRLRLTDSRIKGMAEGVRQIINLPDPVGVILQGYTRPNGLQIQKMRVPIGVIAIIYESRPNVTADAAALCLKAGNAVILRGGKESIHSNKAIYRILVSALEKAGLHKNGIQLIEVIEREAIDYLLKADQYIDVVIPRGGEALIRTVVEKSTIPVIKHYKGICHTYVDAFADLRMAGEICLNAKVQRPATCNAMETMLVHEKIAPVFLPSMANTFLNAGVELRVCNQSFEILSGNHLMTSGDENTVKKIKQATDEDYYNEYLDMILNIKVVPAIDDAIAHIARFGSNHSDAIVTENVTNALRFTREVDSAAVYVNASTRFTDGYEFGMGAEIGISTDKLHARGPMGLEELTSYKFVVFGTGQLRK, from the coding sequence ATGAATATAGAAAATTACATAAATCAGATCAGTAAGAACGCAAAAACAGCATCACGTTCTGTTGCAACGGCAAGTACTTCAGTAAAAGACACTGCGCTCCTTCATATTGCAGAAGATATTGTTTCTTCACTTTCAATGCTTAAGGCTGAAAACGAAAAGGATGTCCTGGCAGCACAGAGAGCCGGGCTTTCTGATGCCATTATCGACCGACTCCGCCTCACTGACAGCCGCATCAAAGGCATGGCTGAAGGCGTCAGGCAAATCATCAACCTGCCAGACCCCGTAGGAGTGATTCTGCAGGGTTACACCCGTCCTAACGGTCTTCAAATTCAGAAAATGCGTGTACCGATTGGCGTCATAGCTATTATTTATGAGTCCCGGCCCAATGTTACTGCCGACGCGGCAGCATTATGCCTGAAGGCGGGGAATGCCGTTATCCTGCGCGGAGGTAAAGAATCAATTCATTCCAATAAAGCAATTTACAGGATACTTGTCTCTGCTCTTGAAAAAGCCGGATTACATAAAAATGGCATTCAACTTATAGAAGTCATTGAGCGTGAAGCCATCGATTATTTACTCAAGGCAGATCAGTATATAGACGTCGTTATCCCTCGTGGAGGCGAGGCCCTTATTCGTACAGTAGTGGAAAAGTCCACTATTCCGGTGATCAAACATTACAAAGGCATCTGCCATACGTACGTGGATGCATTTGCCGATCTCAGAATGGCCGGTGAGATCTGTCTTAATGCCAAAGTGCAGCGCCCTGCCACCTGTAATGCCATGGAAACCATGCTGGTACACGAAAAGATTGCACCTGTTTTTTTACCTTCTATGGCAAATACATTCCTTAACGCAGGCGTTGAACTGAGAGTGTGTAATCAATCATTTGAAATCCTGTCCGGAAACCATCTCATGACATCCGGTGATGAGAATACCGTAAAGAAGATAAAACAGGCAACGGATGAGGATTATTATAATGAGTATCTCGATATGATCTTAAACATAAAGGTTGTTCCTGCCATTGATGATGCGATTGCCCATATAGCCAGATTCGGATCAAACCATTCCGATGCAATCGTTACCGAAAATGTTACCAATGCCCTGAGATTCACGAGAGAAGTAGATTCAGCCGCCGTATATGTCAATGCCTCCACCCGCTTTACCGATGGCTACGAATTTGGAATGGGCGCGGAAATAGGGATTAGCACCGATAAACTTCACGCCCGCGGCCCAATGGGACTAGAAGAGCTTACCTCATATAAATTTGTGGTGTTTGGAACAGGACAACTGAGGAAATAG